In Fragaria vesca subsp. vesca linkage group LG1, FraVesHawaii_1.0, whole genome shotgun sequence, the sequence TCAACTGCTGTCAAGATAAGGATTAAATCCCTAGTGTACCAAACATCATCATTGATGCGAAGACAGTGTTGTAACAAATAGGATAATATGCTTACATCATTTAACAGGGAATCAAGGATGATCATTGTCTATAGCTACCATAATAGAAACTTGACTCTACATCCTATGTGACACATATCACTTTTTTTCATACCTATAGCACCGATCTTGATAAACGTTCCCATAGCCCCATATTCACCCCAGTCCATGTACTCTAAGATCTGTCGAGTACCAGCAAGTTGCAATGGCATTCCGGCAAGGGCACCTTCCCCCATAGAGCCTTGAACACAAACCTGACAATAAATTTTTTTGATGCCAGGCAAAGTTCACATAACCATTAACCACTAGTCTAAGTCAGAGCAACCAGGACCAAATTACCTTGACAGATTTCCCATCATCAGCAAATGAAAGAGCTAGAGTTCGAACCAGTTCCATTAAGGTACCTATTCGATAAACATCCTGTGCATCATAAGATTTAGTTAACTCCAAAAAAGTTTAAGCAGATTAAGGCAAGGACCCCTTACCATTTCTGGGTTCAGCTCTGGAATATTAATCTCCACCTGAAAATTTGGAATGACACATTAAGCTAAATGAATCCAGCCACCATGACATGAGTAACCAGAGGATTTGACAAAGAGATGTATTATGTATACACAATATTCTGACATGTAGGCAGACATGTAAATACATGAACACGTAACACTTAAGCATCTTAAGTAGAAACAAAAGCAAACCTTCAATCGAATTCCTCCATCATTTATAGATCTTTTGGTTGCTTGCAGTACATCATCATAAAAATAGTTCCTTATGTCTCTAGAGTGTGGGATGTTATTCAATTTAGTAGGAATTCCCCTCCAGTTATCCTGTCAATTTCCAAAATCAAAATACAACAGGAGACACATAAATTATTGATCAAAACTCAAATATAATCTGGACAGCAAAAAGTGTAAACCACAGAAAAGGCACCTGGACCAAAGATGACTGACTTAAGCTACTCCCTGAAATTTGACAAATACCCAAATCAAAGTAAGTTTTTATATTTGAGCGATACTTTTAGATCATGATTCTCTTCAAAGTAGTCACCAGAAACCAATCAAGAAAGAGTGAGGAGAAAGAAAAAAAAGTTGCATTGGTATATGAGAACAACTCATCTCCAGATAAGTTTTATAATACCTCATAACGAGGTTCAACACCATCCCTCTAAAATATAATCATCTAGTTTAGGGAAAACTCATACAGTGTACTTAGATCCAGAAGAGGCTTACCTAATTTCCTCTTCTTTTCTTTAGCATTCAGCACTTGAGTCAGAATAGAGTCTATTTCTCCAAAAATTACTTCTTTAGGATGGTTTCCATCAATCTGTGTATTCAAGAGAGCTGTTTAGCTGTTTACACATATTCATACAGTACAGATAAAAGGGAAAATGATAACAGTAACTAAGTTACCCTTTTCATTATGTTTGAGTAAGTGGATAAGATTGCATCTGCATTTTTCTTGTATATTTCAAGACGTGCCTTCACCTACATGAAAACCAGAAATTGATTTACTTGTCACTTTGTCAGCAACCAAATGTAAGACCTAACACTAGAATAATGACGAAGTCGATTTTTCCATACATATGCATATGAGAGAATAACCTATGATAACTTGTATAAATAACATGAGAGCAAAATGTAAGATGCCAAATCATACTTACTTTTTCCTCGGTGTCATCAGGCCGGGTAGTAAGTCTTGCTTTAATTTCCTCAGTCTCTGGTGGGAAATTTCTGATATGGTAAATCTTCTTCGTAACTGGGTCTAGCCTCCTTCCAACACATCTGTCGATTAGAATTTCATCAGGAACCTGAGTATTGAGAAATAACACCTATGTAAAGATCAATTCTTTTTGAAGCAATTTGGATGTAAGCAGTAGCTAGACCCAAAATATGAAGTGCTTATACCAAAATATACTTCCTTTACAAAAGTTCCAAGCCATTTCCCAAATGAAAATGTGGGTAGTAGTACCATAGCAGCACCAGAAGTTTTCATTTCCATACAAATAATTTTCTTTAAATGCATTATGAAACTATGGTCCATGTGTCTAGTGTTCTATACTTACAAATTCAGCTAATAGATAAAACTCACATACATCTAAGACAATGTAAACATCTGGTATGATCTTCAAACTTTGCAGACTTTGTGCTTGGCTAAAACTTCGCGGATATCCATCCAGAAGCCACCCTTTTTCTTTTGCATCTTCGCGTGATAATCGTGACGTCACCATCTACACAAGAGAGTACAAAATGTTACCAATTAGATAAAGGATTGAATAATTAGAAGTCATGGAGTACATACAGCTGTGACGATTTCATCAGGAACCAACTTGCCAGCATTCATGAACTCTTTGGCTTTGTTCCCAATCTCAGTCCCAGATGACACTTCAGCTCTTAGAAGGTCCCCTGTTGATATGTGTACCAATCCAAACTGAAGAACCAAGAGGAAGCTAGCAAGTTATAAACGATGCATATATCAAGCCTAGCGGTATTCTTGGTTTCTTAGTCTCCAATTACAATCCCTATGAAAATGGTTACCTTCTTGACAATCAATTCACACTGCGTTCCTTTCCCAGAAGCCGGTGCACCGGAGATCATGACTTTCAAAGGAGGCTCCTTTGAAGAACAACTCAACTTCAGTCCCTACCAAAATCAAAACAGTAAACACACAATTAGTATTGTTGTCCAGGAAAGGTTACTACTATCAAATACAAACTGAATATCTGTCTTTTTCTTTATTCACAAACATTGGACTTGTGGGTGATCCTCAAACGGTCATTGCTGTAGACATGCAGAGCGACACGGTGAGAAGATGGCTCAAGGGACAAAAAGGAAGAAGATGAAGAAGAGAGAAGGGGAGGAGAGATGGGAAAGATTGATGGAGTGGAATAGACATTGGTGGAACCATGAGAGAGCGAAGTGAGCATCATTCTTATGATCTCTGTGTAACCATGAACCAGACTAGGAGAAAGGAGTTTTGGGAACCAAGTTTAAGAGGCTGAAGCCAGGAAAAACTGACACCACTAGTTCCCTCTCTTTGTTCTATTCAAGGCCCTGAAGGAGCTAAGGTTTTGACACTAATCACTACAGTGGCACAGTTTTGTCCTGACCATAAACTAGGTGGGAGCCACAGCTGGGTTGAAGGAGAACTCAACAGAGAATGTTGTACCTTATTTGGATCAAGAACCATAGTTTATAGATTACGGTCAGTATCAAGAAATCGTTTAGGTGATCCAGACATGGAAACCCTCTGCTAAACAAAGAAGCTAAGAGGCATTTATCTCAACTGAGGGAGTATGGAATGCATAAACAATTAACAGCACGAGGCTGCGTTTAATCAAGTACAGAGTGATAATATCACACAAGCCAACTAACATCAATTTAACTTGAGTATCAAACTATAAGCCATGATATATCATCTATCAAAGAATTACGCAAAACTGGACGAATTATTGTTATTACATGAACTAAGTTTTCTAACAGAATTAAATGAAAAGTAAAAGACGATAGGAACATCTGTAGACTCTTTCTTCCCTGCATGATGATCACCACTACTCGTTTAAGTGCCAATTTTTGAGTGGCAAAAGTTCTTTAGTTCTTCAGTCCAGCTTTACTGAGGAGAAGAGGTAATGCACGAACCAGAATGAAGAAAGGAACCCAACTGTACCTGTGGCAAGCATGATTGCGATGACCATGAAGAGGGAATATCCCAGGTAGAGAGTGGCAGAGACAGGCCCACTTAAGCTCTTGAGATCAAATACTAGGTAATTTACGGAGTACAAGAAAATGTATATGGCAACAGAACCAGAGGCAAAGAAGGACTTCCACCACCATTTCCAATCCTCCACACAGAGGTGCATGTAGGTCAGAACTAGAGACACCTCAGCACAAACCACAACCAGAAGGATCAATACGATGAAGAGGAACCCGAACACATAATAGACACGGCCCATCCAAATGCTAGACATGATGAAGAAGAGCTCAATGAATAAGGTGCCAAAGGGGAGGGTACCAGCTCCAAGAACCAACAGCCAGGATGGGTATTTCTGTGCAGGGATTTCCCTGGGGATTTGGTTGGTACGAACAGGGAACTCAATGTGAGGTGCCTTGGCCCCGAGGTATCCACCAATTAAAGTAAGGGGGACAGAAATGCAGAACCAGAGCAAGATGAGAACAACAAACAGAGAAAATGGAATGGCTCCTGTGCTGTGACTACCCCACAATAGGAAATTCAGGGTCGTCAGAATCAAAAAGGCGATTCCAGGGAAGAAACAAGAAACCTTCCATGAGACTGAAACCCATCCTGTTTTATCTCCACAGCCAATTGTCCTCCAAAGACGAACAGCAACATAACCAGCAGCAATACCAAGGATCATGTAGAAAAACAGCATACCTGTAATAAGTGTCCCGCGGGAAGCAGGGGACATGAACCCAAGTGCGGCAAACAATATGGTAACCACTGCCATCCCGAGGATCTGAACCCCATCACCAACCATTATGCACAGCAGGGCAGGATGGTCTGGAGCACGGAAAACATCCCCAACAACAAGCTTCCAGCCAGACAACTCCTCATTCATCTGTGCTTGAGCCTCCTTGTCTAGCTCTTCATACCGTGTCAGGTCCCGCCTAACAGTCCTCAAAAAGATCACAAGGACAATACCAGCAAGGAAAGTAATAACCATCAGAGAATTCAGAATGGAGAACCAATGGACCTTAGATCCCTCCATCTTCAAATAAGCATCCCACCTCGAGGGCCACTTGATGTCACTCTCCTCAAATTCAACCTCATACGAAAAGACAATTGGCTTCTTTTCATCGACAGCCATTGCCACAGTCGTTGGATCACATTTAATAGCAGTAGGGTACTTGTCATAAATTTTCAAATTCTTCACAGTATCCGCATTATGCATGAAACTGCAAGGTATCACCTCAAACCCTACAATGATCCACCCGGGCACATCTGAATCCGTCTTTGCAACCGTTGGGATCACCTCCGCCCCATCACCAGTACCCATCACACGAGCCACATTGGGCTCCTCATACTTGTGCACAAGCACCTTAAACTTCAAATGGTTAAACACATAGTACACATCCTTAACCTTGATCCCAACCGGATACCCTGTCCACCTCAACAGAAAACCCTCCTTCTGAGTGTACCGGATCGCAGGCAAATTGTCCAAAATCAAATTGACCTGATACATCTCATCGATCCTCTTCTTCAAGAGCTTGAACTGATCTGCATTCAGCGGACCGGACTTGCACATAAAGATCTCCGACTCATTGGTGTGCATCTTAAACTTATACGGAGAATTCTCAATGCGATCCCCCATGAGGAGCTCACCGAGATTCTCAGCACTGTCTTTAATACCATTTGGGGGCTCACAAAATGGCAAACTGTAATAGCTAAACGGAATTTCGGTATCAATGGAAGTCAAAGAATTCACCTTCACAAACAACTCATCCCCTACAGCATACTTGTGAGGATAACTACCCGGAAGATAAAATCCATACACAGATTGAAATACCAACAAAATGGTGAAAGCCCAGATACTAAATCTATGAGAAAGCTCCATTCTTCAAAGGTTTTACGTCAGATCTGGAACACCCAGAACACAGAATGAGCCAAAGTTCCAAACTTTAATACAATAATTTGATCCCAATTAACGTTTCAGTTACAAAAATGTAAATCAATACTAAAACTACCACAGCATTAAAGATCTAGAATTACAGAAATAAACATCAAAATAAACTTAAAGTTTCGATCTTTATGTAATTTCAATTGCAATAAGAACTTAAAGTTTGAATCTTTGAGGATCTGACTGACCTGTAGCAGAGTGTAAGACATGGACAAGTGGAGAGCAAAGGGTGTGAGTGAAACCAGCAGAGATCTCCTTGAAGCTTCAGATATCTGTTTGGTTTGGGATTTTAGGGCAGGAAGGGGCCAAAATATAGAGGGAGGAATTTTGGGGTGGCAATGGCTCTGTTTAGACTTTTGGGGTGGAATTTTGGGGTGTATATATGGATGGTTGTTCTTCAAGAAAGTGCCAAAAGTTTTGTTTTTTCTTTTTCCTAAATGCCCTTACACAATGTATAGAATGCCAGATCTGGACTCATATAAGGGTTTGCTTCGATTTTTCTCATTTTTTTTTATGTCGTTTTCCTAGATTTGCTATTTGTTTCCCAACAAGAGACCCTCCACCAAACGTTCATTTATTTATTTTTTGGAGATAAGAAAAATAAACATTTTTATTGTTTAGAATTAAGATTATTATTAAAATAAAATAATTTTAATAATTCAAGAAATACACACAACATATAGATTCTAAATTCAAAACTTTAACCTCTGAAATATGTAGGATGAAAAATTTACTTATTCTCTTCTACTATAGCAATTTACCCTTCCAGTGTTGATGTCTTAGGCCATGTGGTTCATATCTATCTTTGTTTGCTTTCTTTGTTCCTAAGTCACTTCCTTTTGATTCTTTGAATGCTTCAGTCACCACTTCGCACAACACAAGTTTGTAAAATGTCACCTTGTATATTGTAGTAATTACTCACTAATTTAAGCATTCTATTTCCACTAGTCAATCCCAGCCACGCCTTGTTGCAGCCTTTTCTTTCCTGAGTGTCTAGTCTCATATGTCTTCCCCTATTTTTCCACCAACACATCCACCTTCCCTTTTTGTTTCTTCTCAAAAAAAAAAACACATCCACCTTCCCCAAATCCATCACTAACATCAAAGCCTCTATGCCTGCAAAATCCAACGCTCACCTCTTATTCCGCCACCTGCACAAAATCCACCATCAACCTCATGGCCTTTACCATCTTTTTCAATTCCCCCACCAATACCATGGCCTTCCCCTTGCCAAAACCCACCATGGACACCTCCGACCCCATGCCCACCACGAAAGCCACCTCCGTCACCTGCTCCACCACCATCGCTGCCTCCAAAGCCACGAAATGGCAGTTTTATGAATACAATGGACACAGGGACAAAATCGTCATTTTTATGCACCCCAATGGCAGCATTGTAAATAAGTTACAATTAGGGGCAGCACTGTTATTTCACCGGAGAAATGAACAATGCAATATGCCTAACGCTATTATATAGGTAAGAAATGAACAGTGATATATGCCTAACGCTATTATAGATGTATAGATTAGTGGCTTTGAGAATCCCATAACGTATAGGCAGGGATGGTCAACGGATGAGCATCGCTCATTTCACAATTTTTCTTTCTTCGAGATCTAATACTTGTACATTACACATATTTGAATTGAAAGATACATTATGCATTTTGAATTTGAGATCGTAACTGTGAATCTAACCCCTCCAGTGTTTAACACATTCCTTTGAAAGCTGATATCAGATTGTGAGCCCTATTCAATGATTCATCATAAAGCCATGCCATTCATACACAATAGTCCAATCATGAATTTGGTACATCATTAGTGTGCTTGAAAGAATGGCTGTCAAAAACAACTATGTAGAGGAGATTGAATGCCTATGTAACAACTCCAGAATTGCAAATCAGGAAAAAGGACAGACACATTGTGTCCTCAGATGGTCACTCTGTACCACATGTTTTATTTCCAACAACACCAAATTAATGTACAGATCTGTAGGGAGTGAATACAAGTGATAAGTTGATGACAAATTAACAAGGTATATGCAAAATGAGTTACATGAAAGAAAATGAGTACTTGAATTAACCTCTAACTTATGGGTATTCAATTTCACGAACACGAACATCCTGACCTTAGGCCCCTATCCCCCTGGATTTTCGTAGCCTGACTGCAGCCAGAGGGTTGACGATGCCTTGTGAATCCTTCCCTAATCCCATTCCTTCAACAAACCCCATCCTTGCCATCATCTTTGATCCAAATCCTTTAGTATGCCTTTCAAAAGATCCCACTCTCTCAGTTTGAGGTTTGTTCCTCACTGGGTTGTTCTTTGCCAGCATGCTCTTTGCTGAGTTACGTTTTGCTGGTGTGTTCTTTGCTGGGTTCTGTCTTGATGGGGTATTAATGACCTGGACACCGATGGTGTTGGAAAATTCTACACCCAATCCAAGTGATTTAGGACGCTGGACTGCTTCAATAGGCTCTGCCCTACCTTGTCCGTCTTTCCCCAATCCACCACCTTCAATAAATCCCATCTTAGCCAACATCTTTGATCCAAAACCCTTGGTGTGTACCTCAAACGAGCGGAAATCAGCTGAGCCAACAGCACCCTCATTCTTAGAACTTGCGTCTATTGTTGACTTGATAGTGATGATCTCAGTCCGTGATGCCACGGAATCAATAGTTGTGATCTCAGTCTGTGATTGCATCACCCCACTTGATACAAATGATACTGGTTTATCAGCAAATGAATCCACTTTCCTACTACTTTTTTGTTCAAAGGCTTTGCTGCTGCCATGTTTGGCTGAGACCTTCGTCGTCTTTCTTTGGGCGGTATGTTTAGATTCAGGTCCCTTCAAACCAGAACCTTTTCTGATTCTCACTGACTTCTTTTTGTCACCAGTAGGCTCAACAACAGAAAAATCATCATCCTCCATGCCAGCTCCAATCAACTGAAATACAGTAATAAATCATAAAGTACCTCAGTAACACTATTCACGACAACAACAGAGAAATGTAGAGCCAAAAATACAATACATATTGGTGGGAATGGATGTAACAAATAACCTTTTCCAGACGAATTTTATTGATTGCTGATGGCATGCCTGTGTGTTGTGTCCGCATCAATGTTACAAATCTAGGAGGTAAAAAAAGAACACATCAATCTCATGTTTTCTATGTGTAATCCAGAAAAGGAACTCAGGTACCTCTTTTTGCCAGAACCTTGGCAGGAACTCTTCAGTTGATAGATTGCTGCTAATCGTTGCACCTAACAGATTCACAAGAAGTACATTAAAAATAGCCAATACTCCTGGACTGTAGATATAGATTAAACAAACACGTTCATTTGGTGTATTGAAAATTGATACATCAATCATCACAAAGCACAATTCACATCACATCTATTGCCCGGGTTTCATACTAACTAAATTTCTAATCACCAGAGCTTTTGTATGAATAGGGAGGGAGAGAGTTGAGAGTTAACCCAATTTCAATGATCAAAATCAAAGCACCTCACTAGCTCAAACGCGAATATATATTTCACTAAGCTCTGTAGTCAATTAAAACTTATTCAATCTTGTAGGAAGTGGCAATGATGAAACTAAAAAAGAAGTATCAAACTGTATATCAAAGTGATAGACCAAAATTCCATACCTGCGAACAATCCCGTGAATGCATAGGATGAAAAGAGAACATATCTACTCCATCCAAAACAATCTGCTCTAGTTTCTACAAAAAAAAAATAAT encodes:
- the LOC101293919 gene encoding transmembrane 9 superfamily member 4-like, producing MELSHRFSIWAFTILLVFQSVYGFYLPGSYPHKYAVGDELFVKVNSLTSIDTEIPFSYYSLPFCEPPNGIKDSAENLGELLMGDRIENSPYKFKMHTNESEIFMCKSGPLNADQFKLLKKRIDEMYQVNLILDNLPAIRYTQKEGFLLRWTGYPVGIKVKDVYYVFNHLKFKVLVHKYEEPNVARVMGTGDGAEVIPTVAKTDSDVPGWIIVGFEVIPCSFMHNADTVKNLKIYDKYPTAIKCDPTTVAMAVDEKKPIVFSYEVEFEESDIKWPSRWDAYLKMEGSKVHWFSILNSLMVITFLAGIVLVIFLRTVRRDLTRYEELDKEAQAQMNEELSGWKLVVGDVFRAPDHPALLCIMVGDGVQILGMAVVTILFAALGFMSPASRGTLITGMLFFYMILGIAAGYVAVRLWRTIGCGDKTGWVSVSWKVSCFFPGIAFLILTTLNFLLWGSHSTGAIPFSLFVVLILLWFCISVPLTLIGGYLGAKAPHIEFPVRTNQIPREIPAQKYPSWLLVLGAGTLPFGTLFIELFFIMSSIWMGRVYYVFGFLFIVLILLVVVCAEVSLVLTYMHLCVEDWKWWWKSFFASGSVAIYIFLYSVNYLVFDLKSLSGPVSATLYLGYSLFMVIAIMLATGTVGFLSSFWFVHYLFSSVKLD
- the LOC101293625 gene encoding uncharacterized protein LOC101293625 → MMLTSLSHGSTNVYSTPSIFPISPPLLSSSSSSFLSLEPSSHRVALHVYSNDRLRITHKSNGLKLSCSSKEPPLKVMISGAPASGKGTQCELIVKKFGLVHISTGDLLRAEVSSGTEIGNKAKEFMNAGKLVPDEIVTAMVTSRLSREDAKEKGWLLDGYPRSFSQAQSLQSLKIIPDVYIVLDVPDEILIDRCVGRRLDPVTKKIYHIRNFPPETEEIKARLTTRPDDTEEKVKARLEIYKKNADAILSTYSNIMKRIDGNHPKEVIFGEIDSILTQVLNAKEKKRKLGSSLSQSSLVQDNWRGIPTKLNNIPHSRDIRNYFYDDVLQATKRSINDGGIRLKVEINIPELNPEMDVYRIGTLMELVRTLALSFADDGKSVKVCVQGSMGEGALAGMPLQLAGTRQILEYMDWGEYGAMGTFIKIGAIGAKHVDETDDLFILVAPQNAVGNCIIEDLQAMTDAAGDRPVILVNPRLKDLPASSGIMQTMGRDKRLKYAATFENCYLFRLLYYAGTQYPIMGALRMSYPYRYELYKRVNDPSGKEKYVILSTYPQKPTIDEVNDAFEGKPRNENKKAVGIWGFLSGILQN